The genomic window ACCGAGCGCGTCGAACGATCGCAAAGCACTTCGAAAACAgtgtataatataatcaacACATTATAAATACGACATATTATCAGTTATACAATCAGTGCGATTTATCAAGTATTTAATTGAgcacattattttgtttctcCATGCGGTTGGACACACACGTTCATGTTATAACCACGACATGTCACTGAAAAAAAGCGGCTTTTAACCTTGTGACAATTTCGGCCGTTTACTCGTTGTGTGATATTGTAGCGGTGTGAAGCGCTTTTTTCGCtgtgttttatatgttttgtatgATCTCTGAACTAAGATGAATATCGCTGCGCTACTTTTGGTGTTAGGGATGTTGGTATAATCGATAGAGTTATCGAAAAGATTAGTTGTTTCAACCATTTTGGTCCAAGTAGAGGCGTTATTAAAAGtagttcgttttattttttttattatttattatgccCCGCCGTGCCCTGTGAAATATTGGAATTTCTTTctgagttttttttatactagtATGCGTTCTgtcattttttaaagaatagcTGATtcgactggtagtcaactactcTATTTATCCGACCTCAAATCGATTTATAAACTTGATGGTCTGCAATAGAGCCTACCTACCTACAGTACACAGTACAGTACAGATTATCACTGCGCATTGTTCCGTTTGTTTGGGAATTTTATGTTTCCCAAATTCTTATTATTTCCTTCAGTTAGGCCATAACACATCTtcacttttatattgtttttttttgtgtggatAAGTCACGCTTGATAATAATTACTAGTATTTGAATACATCCATAAACCGCTGCGACgaaaaatagaaatgaaaacaaatttgTCTCCACATCCTTTCGTCTCTTGTATTCATGTTTCGCCTTACGCTTGCTATCTTCAGATTTCATTCGTACAAAGTTAACTGGCTCATTTAAAGACATCGATATCGATAACAAAGTATCTCCCATCACTATTAAAACTATTATCAGCACATGTGGTTCAAATCGTGGGATGCACGTTTCTTCAAACAAAGATGTTTTTGTCAAGATAACTTCTTTCTACCGACTTGACCTTACTAGATAAAACTATGTAAGTAATAATAGATCATGCGACGATCAAATTTCTtcttcgtatggttagtggtcaacctagtgtcataaTTGTTCAAGTCGCCCAAAGGACCTTTAACGCGGCttattgattgttattttaatagtcaacaaccgggacagactttttacgtgccctccgaagcacgagaCGCGAcgtatataaataagaaattataataaaacgcGCGAAAGTTTATGAGCATGCATATACCTAAGTATGTTTATAGCTCTTACAcgaaaaaaaactactgaacagattgtAATATTTAGTACACAGGTTACGCATAGAGTTCGTAATTAAATCATGCTAAACTTCATCaagacttattattattttggttaataTAGGATAAAACATATGAGTGTATCACGAACAggctataatttttaaatatgcacTTGTGATTTACGCAAGTGATTAGTAAAAAATCCTGTAGGTAGGTGAACATAGACAACAAAAGCGTATCTCAAGAGGCTCTACGAATCATTACAAATTTCTAAATAGCTCTCCATTtaaccataaataaatttacaaactgcttcaaaattatattaaaacggTAAACAAGTTTTCACAAATGTgtttttcaatgaaatattttctggAAAGCTCCCAATAGTTGGCAATAGTTTTGAAATTTTCGTTGTTTCACAACTAaacttcaaataaacaaactcgaAATCATATTAGCTGTTGCAGAAGAGATAAAAACTTTGCTTGTAGGAGTGCCTGTAGGAATtagaatttttagcgacttaaaAAAATGGGAGGATTTTTCAATTCGTCTCTAcgtatcttttaaatatttggcACCTTATATTCCCTAGGGTACTTTTTACTTGTTACCTTAAACCTTTTTACTGGACTCATCGATTTCGTGGTGATGCCTCCAATGTTTTCATTAAAGTCTAGTCCTGTTgagtagtttttaaaatttcctGAAAAATATGCTGAGATTTGTTTTGTGTTGCTGCAGAAGTGAAATTTCGCATTTAAATCGGTCTATCGGTATACACTTAGATTTGTGAACTATTCCTCGTCAATCCTCGATTAGCTTAAGGTTCTAAATCGTAGTTAAGTATCGGCCTTAGTAATCTTGAATAGTGCAACTGCACTCGAAAAAGGGATATTTACTCATACTTGCAATAAATagtagagatgaaacggatatccggtaactatccggtatccggcctatcCGGCCTTGTTTTAACTATCCGGCCAGATACCGGATAGTAATACAGTATccggccggataccggatagttaAATTTTTACACAAGGCAAATCATACTCCACACacatcaaaaatgtttgttttattaattaatatttattagtttaatacTCAAAATTAACAAGTGGCAAATTGTGATGAATAAATACCAAATTTTCCGCGTTTGTTGGTAAGAGGCGACTTCGCTTGGCTTCGTATACCAGACCAGCTTCTGAAAATAGCCTTTCGCTGTAAACGCTACTGCCAGGTGCTGAAAGATAAATTCTAGCAAATCTTGACAACTGCGGGTACTGATTTTGATTAACTGACCACCAAATGTATGGGTCGTGATTGCGATCGATTcgagatgtctttaaaaaaaagtcaatCTCGTTAGCAAttggattttgtttttcttgatCGTGGCCTTCACTACTATTATCCTTTGCCACTTCATCGAAACAGTTCCAAAAAGTGTCATGAGCTTCACGTGTGACCTTGGATCCAGTTTCATCTTCTTTCATTCGTTTAGCAGGTGTTGAAGATGGCGATGATCTTTCACCGTCAGAAGAAGATTCCTCGCAAGAGTTTTTTATATACTCTATCATGATTTTCTGTCGGGCTTTTTCAGTTTCAAGAACTCCTAAATAATCTGACTTGAACCTTGGGTCTAAAAAGGTAGCAATTAGGTAGTTTGGATTATCTCCTAAGGATTTAAAACGACTTTCCAATTCAGCTTTCAAAGAAGCTCTCATACGAGCTAAGTCTGGTGTTCTTTGTGCAGTCTCATTTTTgtctaaatacttttttaatgcaGAAATATGCGGAATCGCCTCGGATATACAGGAAAGGCTTGAAGAAGAACTTGTAATTTTCGTTATTTCTTCAAatggttttaaaagatttatgcACTGCTCCATTAGGCCCCATTGTTGTATCGTCAAATTAGTGAGTGTGTCATGTTCAGCGACATAAAGAGAGATAGCCCTTTTTTGTTCCAACAAGCGTTCTGCCATGTAGTAGGTAGAGTTCCACCTCGTGTTGATGTCCTGCACTAACTGATGCTGCGGTAAATGTAACTCCTTTTGAATTGCAAGCAATTTTTCTTGTGCTAAACTTGAATGATTGAAATGAGTTACTAGACGTCTTCCAGTAGCAATCACGTCTAATACTTCAGCTTGGACCTTCATTGCCTCAATAACAACTCGCTGAAGTGAATGTATGAAACATCTAGCAGAATCATACTCTGCAACTCGAACTCCTTTTACCATATTAGCGCCACTATCATGGATTagtaaatgaattttatttctatcaatatCCCAGCGAGCAGCAATAGCGTTCAGTTCCTTTGCTATATTTTCTCCAGTGTGTGATCCTGAAAACGGTTTCATAGCAAGAACGCCGTGTTGCAGTTGAAATTCCGGAGACAACCAATGGGCTGTGAAACTCAAGAAGCTGGAACTATTGTGCAGGCAGGTCCAAATGTCAGAAGTAACAGAAACTGCAATAgcttttgaaatgtttgttttaattttgtcgtGAATTCTATTGTAGATATCGGGCAcaattttttgagaaatataagTGCGACTTGGTAATTCATAACGAGGTAGCGCTTGTTCTAGAAGCCTTTTAAACCCAACCTTTTCTACGATACTGAACGGCTCGTTATCTAGAGCAATCAtttctgaaattaaataatgatatttctGGGCTTTGGCATCATTTACATTCCaaagtaattttctttcaaaCGATTCCGACAGTGTTAGTTGTTTTTCTGCTGATGATGACGATGCACTTGTGCTGGGAACGACATGTACCGGAGCCGTAACAGGCTTTGAACTTTcaccagttttttttttatttatcaatttaaactCCTCTGGATGTTTGGACTTCAAATGATTACTCATCGCTGAAGTACctaataaatgacaaaaaaaaacatactttaaaatattgaaggttTCCGATTCACAATgtacatcaataaaaaaaaagctaaagTCATAAACTTGCATTCATAAAATTGGTGAATgtcgttttatttaaataatttaaactaatttcaaGTAAGGCCGTAGTAGTAGGTacgtaatgaaaataaaaatgaaacgaCACATTGACCAAAATTTTGTTATACTGGTACCTACtaagtttgtttattaacaaaatcagtttaagaatataagaatatacatatttttttgttttcatatctTTTCGTTCAATTGAAGCAAAAACATAACCTCTAAAACTTACGTACCTGCCTTTTTTCCTTCACCACCTCGAGAAATTTTAACGTGACACAACAAACATACCGCGTACTTGTTATCGTCACtgtttaaatcaaaatattgccATATTAGCGATCGTGTTTTTGAGGATGACATTTCTTGTTAATCTATCAGaattcaaacataaaatcacgacgACAAGTGATAAACAacgaaataaacaacaaacgaACTGAGAAACAAACACAAATTGACACGCGCGATAACACTCGAACGCCCCCGAGTCGACCCGATTCCGCTTACGTCCGCCGAATGCGCGTGAATATTTCCGATCTCGTTCACCGCGCGAATATTCAAATCAAACTGATCGCGTCAATGCAATAAAGGGCCGAATATCCGGCAGCCGGATATCCGGCGCTCCGGCCTAGTAGCTTGCCgaatatccggtatccggtatccggccaaactactatccgtttcatctctaatAAATAGATACACCTTGACTTTATCATCATAGACGGtcattatgattattatttatctctAATTACTGATAAATGGAACTTAACAACATGCTACTAATATTCTACAAGATAAGATTCTAAGATTAatgtggaataaaaataaactgtaaaaataggtaatttatttttaaacgcaaGGCAATTATGTTGCCAGattctaaaatgttttttggttggAAAAAGGAATGCGAACATTTAGTTAAAGCAGTCTTTCCCAAAGTGGGCGATAACGCCCCCTTGTGGGCGATGAAGATCTAGAGGGGGGCGGTGAGGGGCtcaaaaaaaactacttactaATTACTTGGCGATATGAAACTTCAGttacttcttattttaaaattaattgaaattaaaattctccTACTACACAAGTACACAATATCCATTTTTAGTTTACATTTTTATCCTATTTTGTTGTATGAATATAAACGTTCACAACgctatttatatcttaattaagatatttagttaggtatcaAACACTGAAGAATATTCGTATCTTCAAGTGTCGCGAGTGAGGTCCCCACCTCCGAAGACACAAACCGAACGCACGAttattaatgtaggtacctaatctaTCTCTCTGGTAAAAAAAAGTCTCGTTTAGAAGATAGGTTTAAATAATCTCCAGGCGAAACTAATACATACGTTATTGAGGTTTATACGGTGAAAAATAAATGGGGGAGCTACAAAATAACTGATTTTGAAAGGGGGCGTTAGATGAAAATAGTTTGGGAACCTCTGAGTTAAAGGATAATTTTTATTCTAATCAGTCCTGTTCATTTTGGTACAATTTCCTTTGGTGAGACAttacaataactttattatttattacaatatatttataattttataccgATATGATGTTGAAATCACGAAATCTTGTTACCTACAGTATTTGATAGCGAAAAGTCGACACGCAAGGACAAAGATGTGCGATGATTCTAAGTAATAAATTCTTAAATGGTTGCACAGTATTAGATGCGTACATTTTGCTTGCTACCGGCTTGTGAGCGcctattattgttataatagcAGACAAACTCTCTAAGACACAAaggacaaataaaatataactagtacagtacctacttaaatcATGTTAACTTATGATGCTAAATTATAATGATGAACAATAAAAGTGTGTTTAAGTAAAGTGGAAAGAGTTACCAATACTCAGATCAAATTTGCATTCTAAAGTCGAGCCTGTTTGGGTTCACAGATTTAGAGGTCCCTTAAATGTTAACTTCTGTTAATgagaatagaaataataatattgttgacaCACTGTACCAGgaacggaaaatattttttttgttgattttctaTGTTGCTCTAGCAGTATCCGTACCTAAAGGGTATAAAGAGGACCCATCCACTGAGACGCCGTTGTCCGTTTACCAGATTGTATCTTATGTAGGTACCCATATATTAGAGATTTTTGCTGGTAATGCATTTCTGTTACTGCTATAATAAGAAATACTAAAAGAAACATTGAAAGAGGCTCCTATTTAACAAACCTTTTTTTTCTGTttccataaatattaatgaactaaatatgtttgtaataaaaggcattcgtttaaaaataagaGGCTTTAAATGTTCCtttgacatacataataaattatttctttcattAGCATTCCCTATATtgttacttgtattttttttatttaatttcagcattttgtattttaaatgaaatacctatatttaaagtgaaaaaaCGCAACGCAACGGCAAGCAATGAGGCCAGATAATAAATGGATAGGAAACTAAAATGTTCAGAAAACACAATCTATCATAAAAGTTGCAACGAAACCTAAAAATTATCGAAATTAAACTCAacgcatttaaaaaaatctattcatacAGGTATTTTCTACACATTTACGATACTCTTTCGGTATGCCATagtagaatttaaatatttaacactgGCAACATTGGATAGGCAGAAATCGGCAGAATAACTCTATTCCTTTGCAGACATTTCAACATTCATcaaaaaagttacataaaagTGAAGTGTATAGTGATACGTGAAGGACGTTTATTTTCAAGTGATTTAATTACATTTGCGTTTGTTTTAACtgtaaaataactacaaaaacaaGTGCACCGTGAATGGATTGTCATTTGTGGACGATATATTTGCAGTAACGAGATGATTATTGAAAATCCTGACGCTTTCAAGTCGTGGTTGACCTCCATATTGGAACCCCTGTAAGTACATCCGCtgccatattttattatttacatgtaCGACAAAATTTCTAGAATATCCTGTACTATAATGCTCATTTTTTCGTATAATTATATTGTGGCTcatacatttgaataaaaaacaaaacattgattGAGAAAGGGATTAAATTTCAGTCACGTCTTTGACAATCTGACGTTTTTCACATGTCGCATAATTTCGCGTTTCCGAGGGAT from Anticarsia gemmatalis isolate Benzon Research Colony breed Stoneville strain chromosome 28, ilAntGemm2 primary, whole genome shotgun sequence includes these protein-coding regions:
- the LOC142984858 gene encoding zinc finger BED domain-containing protein 4-like; translation: MSSSKTRSLIWQYFDLNSDDNKYAVCLLCHVKISRGGEGKKAGTSAMSNHLKSKHPEEFKLINKKKTGESSKPVTAPVHVVPSTSASSSSAEKQLTLSESFERKLLWNVNDAKAQKYHYLISEMIALDNEPFSIVEKVGFKRLLEQALPRYELPSRTYISQKIVPDIYNRIHDKIKTNISKAIAVSVTSDIWTCLHNSSSFLSFTAHWLSPEFQLQHGVLAMKPFSGSHTGENIAKELNAIAARWDIDRNKIHLLIHDSGANMVKGVRVAEYDSARCFIHSLQRVVIEAMKVQAEVLDVIATGRRLVTHFNHSSLAQEKLLAIQKELHLPQHQLVQDINTRWNSTYYMAERLLEQKRAISLYVAEHDTLTNLTIQQWGLMEQCINLLKPFEEITKITSSSSSLSCISEAIPHISALKKYLDKNETAQRTPDLARMRASLKAELESRFKSLGDNPNYLIATFLDPRFKSDYLGVLETEKARQKIMIEYIKNSCEESSSDGERSSPSSTPAKRMKEDETGSKVTREAHDTFWNCFDEVAKDNSSEGHDQEKQNPIANEIDFFLKTSRIDRNHDPYIWWSVNQNQYPQLSRFARIYLSAPGSSVYSERLFSEAGLVYEAKRSRLLPTNAENLVFIHHNLPLVNFEY